A region of Plantactinospora sp. BC1 DNA encodes the following proteins:
- a CDS encoding non-ribosomal peptide synthetase yields MSHQVMHDQRPASAAPVPASADIEPTLLVDELRGQGDGRASVQAPEDVPVELPAGVAARLHAVAAGAGTSPEAVYRAAWAVTLGELLGRAEVLFGVADERGEVRPTQVRLGPEATLDSLVRARADESRAPHGATAPLFDTVLAVDVETVPEGWPIVLRVSSGPATGVTIRLAAGSVGLAAAGRLGAVLARVLRDVAERPDRLLRRLDRLSEAEHRRLVVEMNDTAVEVPLDRCVHELFEEWAVRTPDATAIICGDEWTTYAGLNSAANRLAHHLRDRGVARGALVGILLPRNAEMVTAMLAIAKIGAAFTVLDPTFPPARLRLILSAARARAVLTTSGRSEWLGLSGGDPGTICLDTEAISAQPADDLRLPVRPDDLLWVMFTSGSTGQPKGVATPHRALVGSYLGQTYADFGPEEVFLQAAPPSWDASGLELWGALLHGARSVLLPTQEAEPAVIADEVTGRGVTMVRLSGSLFNFLVDEYPHTFKGVRVAFSAGEAASTPHVRKIMQLYPHLRVRHVYGPAENLGFTTWHAVRPEDLHLRTLPVGRPLANKGAYLLDRWLRPVPVGVVGEFYLTGVALAHGYLHQPGLTAERFVADPFGAPGERMYRSGDLGRITAEGLFEVVGRVDHQVKVRGYRVEPAEVQAAFAAAPGVAQVVVLPDVNGPGGTHLVAYVQGRDIDPGALRAEVARTLPDYMVPSVVIPLDEFPRTPNGKLDRQALPAPVYGADAGREPVTDAERTLCALFAEVLEVDRVGADVGFFELGGHSLLAARLISRIRTAFGTTISIRLLFEASTVAELAARLPEEISSLDRPPLLPSSRPETLGLSFAQRRMWFLRQLEGPSATYNIPQTITIDGPLDVDALRTAFADLLERHEILRTVYPDSEGDPHQVVLAVPEARLPFDVVDTSRADVQQRLAEAARQPFDLTTELPIRCTVLRVTADRHVVLVVPHHIASDGWSVRPLMRDLATAYTARALDRRPSWSPMPVQYADYVLWHDRLLGREESPESLVSAQLAFWRRTLAGAPEELVLPTDRSRPAVASHRGGMLVVDLPPALHARLLTVARRTGSTLFMVLHSALAALLTRLGAGTDLPIGSAVAGRTDEALTELVGFFVNTVVLRTDTAGNPTFRQLVDRVREVDVAAYSHQDVPFERVVEAVNPARSLGRHPIFQVMLLLQNNARADFSAPGLECTVRAMSAGNAKFDLFVAFFEQHDNGTPAGMTLEVEYAVDLFDRPTVQRMTDALVRVLDAVGREPDIPLDELPVLGPAEHELLRSWNDTAAPLPRTTLTAMFEAQARRSPDAPAVLGDDGILSYAELDRRANRLARHLIEHGAGPEDLVAITLSRSTRMLVALLAVLKSGAAYLPVEPGYPVERIAYMLGDAAPVAVIAESGTAGVLPPVCAGTRHIVLDAPGTVEAVAALAADDLTDAERRSRLTPQNAAYVIYTSGSTGRPKGVLVSHESAVNLARWAHEEFGPDRLAHVLFSTSLNFDVSVFEMFGPLLCGGAVEVLRDALALAERPPAADAPLGRPTLVSGVPSALAQLVATGSVQVSAPTVVLAGEALTGATAAAVQRAFSAVRVVNAYGPTEDTVYATSWASEGEVGGTTPIGRPIRNCQAYVLDGRLRPVPVGVVGELYLAGTGLARGYLGRFGLTAERFVANPYGAPGDRMYRTGDLVRWTGEGLVYLGRVDHQVKVRGFRIELGEIEAVLTRCPEVAQAVVTVRGDRPDDRRIVGYVRAAPGRAPAVEELRAHVAGTLPDYMVPSAFVVMDAFPLNANGKLDRAALPAPGHAVVGARGPRDAREELLTELFAEVLGMPRVGVDDDFFRLGGHSLLGARLIGRIRSALGVELGIRTLFEAPTVAGLARRIASSTAAGDRPALRAAARPEHLPLSFAQRRIWLLDAIDGPSAAYNLPLAFRLEGPLDTAALTASVGAVVARHESLRTVYREMHGEPEQVVLAPEEASVPVSLVATTETELDELLRDAAAHVFDLRHELPIRVTLFAVGPGRHVLLLLTHHIATDGWSERPLLHDLSVAYAAHLAGREPDWAPLAVQYADYTLWQRDLLGALEDPSSVLAEQAAFWRRTLHGVPEILPLPADRPRPAVASHVGDVVDIEIDAELHARLLGLAGAGRVTLFMVLHAGLATLLTRCGAGEDLPIGSVVAGRVDEELDDLVGFFVNTLVLRTDTSGDPRFTTLLDRVRETDLAAFGHHDIPFDRVVELVNPRRSLAHHPLFQVMLLLQNTADAALELPEVAVSRTGVTRRSAKFDMFYSFQERWAADGTPAGLHGTLEYATDLLDRDTAEGLAAAYMRVLHAAAEDPTRRLPALLPQPPRGPAGIPPSVDGAPCPAESSWSARSERIAELFAEALGVPHVGPGEDFFSLGGHSLLAVKLIAQVRAEFGAELSIRALFESPTPAALALRLGDRDRSGATPTGGDPLAVLLPLRAGTAPDALFCVHPVAGIAWVYAGLLRHLPPDLPVYGLQARRLSDPDAAPASLAAMAEDYLAEIRAARPRGPYHLLGWSFGAGVAHEIATRLQAEGEHVTLVMLDGYPARPGRAGALHPDDPENLRRLLASLGLDDGVGPAPAPADVLTAIRRPGGALADLPERAVPALARAFAENSALAGSVSGRIYRGDLVFFRAAADEAAGERDPGAWRPYVSGEIVVHDVASTHHRLLNVEALATIGPLLAEVVRT; encoded by the coding sequence GTGTCCCACCAGGTGATGCACGACCAGAGGCCCGCGTCGGCCGCGCCCGTGCCCGCGAGCGCCGACATCGAGCCCACCCTGCTCGTCGACGAGCTGCGCGGACAGGGCGACGGCCGCGCGTCGGTGCAGGCTCCCGAGGACGTACCGGTGGAACTCCCGGCCGGGGTCGCCGCCCGGCTGCACGCCGTCGCGGCCGGAGCCGGGACCTCGCCGGAGGCGGTCTACCGGGCCGCCTGGGCGGTGACCCTCGGCGAGTTGCTGGGGCGGGCGGAGGTGCTCTTCGGGGTGGCCGACGAGCGGGGCGAGGTGCGTCCGACGCAGGTCCGGCTCGGGCCGGAGGCGACACTCGACTCGCTCGTGCGCGCCCGCGCCGACGAGTCCCGCGCGCCGCACGGCGCCACCGCCCCTCTCTTCGACACGGTCCTGGCGGTGGACGTCGAGACGGTGCCCGAGGGGTGGCCGATCGTGCTCCGCGTGTCGTCGGGGCCGGCCACCGGCGTGACGATCCGGCTGGCGGCCGGCTCGGTCGGCCTCGCCGCCGCCGGGCGGCTCGGCGCGGTGCTCGCGCGCGTCCTGCGGGACGTCGCCGAACGACCCGATCGGCTGCTCCGCCGGCTCGACCGGCTCTCCGAGGCGGAGCACCGCCGGCTGGTGGTGGAGATGAACGACACCGCGGTCGAGGTGCCCCTCGACCGGTGCGTGCACGAGCTGTTCGAAGAGTGGGCGGTGCGGACCCCGGACGCGACGGCGATCATCTGCGGTGACGAGTGGACGACGTACGCCGGGCTGAACTCCGCGGCCAACCGGCTGGCACACCACCTGCGCGATCGAGGCGTGGCTCGCGGCGCACTAGTCGGCATCCTCCTGCCCCGGAACGCGGAGATGGTGACCGCGATGCTCGCGATCGCCAAGATCGGGGCGGCGTTCACGGTCCTGGATCCGACGTTCCCGCCGGCCAGGCTCCGGCTGATCCTCTCCGCCGCGCGGGCCCGGGCCGTGCTGACCACCAGCGGGCGGTCGGAGTGGCTGGGACTCAGCGGCGGTGATCCCGGCACGATCTGCCTCGACACCGAGGCGATCAGCGCCCAGCCGGCCGACGACCTGCGCCTGCCGGTACGCCCCGACGACCTGCTCTGGGTCATGTTCACCTCCGGCTCCACCGGGCAGCCGAAGGGGGTGGCCACGCCGCACCGCGCGCTCGTCGGCAGCTACCTCGGTCAGACGTACGCCGACTTCGGGCCGGAGGAGGTGTTCCTACAGGCGGCACCGCCCTCCTGGGACGCCTCGGGCCTCGAACTCTGGGGGGCACTCCTGCACGGCGCCCGATCGGTGCTGCTGCCGACACAGGAGGCAGAACCGGCCGTCATCGCGGACGAGGTGACCGGCCGGGGCGTCACCATGGTGCGGCTCTCCGGCAGCCTGTTCAACTTCCTCGTCGACGAGTACCCGCACACCTTCAAGGGGGTACGGGTGGCGTTCAGCGCCGGCGAGGCGGCGTCCACCCCGCACGTCAGGAAGATCATGCAGCTCTATCCCCACCTGCGCGTACGACACGTCTACGGCCCGGCGGAGAACCTCGGCTTCACCACCTGGCACGCCGTACGCCCCGAGGACCTGCACCTGCGTACCCTGCCGGTCGGCCGGCCGCTGGCGAACAAGGGCGCGTACCTGCTGGACCGGTGGCTGCGCCCGGTCCCGGTCGGCGTCGTCGGCGAGTTCTACCTCACCGGCGTCGCCCTGGCGCACGGCTACCTGCACCAGCCCGGCCTGACGGCGGAACGCTTCGTGGCCGACCCGTTCGGGGCGCCGGGCGAACGCATGTACCGCAGCGGCGACCTCGGGCGGATCACGGCCGAGGGCCTGTTCGAGGTGGTCGGGCGGGTGGACCACCAGGTCAAGGTGCGCGGGTACCGGGTCGAGCCGGCGGAGGTGCAGGCCGCGTTCGCCGCCGCGCCGGGCGTGGCCCAGGTCGTCGTGCTGCCGGACGTCAACGGGCCGGGCGGCACCCACCTGGTCGCGTACGTCCAGGGGCGGGACATCGACCCCGGCGCGCTGCGCGCCGAGGTGGCACGGACCCTCCCCGACTACATGGTGCCGTCGGTGGTGATCCCGCTGGACGAGTTTCCGCGCACCCCCAACGGGAAGCTGGACCGGCAGGCGCTGCCCGCCCCCGTCTACGGCGCCGACGCCGGCCGGGAGCCGGTCACCGACGCCGAACGGACGCTCTGCGCGCTCTTCGCCGAGGTACTTGAGGTCGACCGGGTCGGTGCCGACGTCGGCTTCTTCGAACTCGGCGGCCACTCGCTGCTGGCCGCGCGCCTGATCAGCCGGATCCGGACCGCCTTCGGCACGACCATCAGCATCCGGCTGCTGTTCGAGGCGTCCACCGTGGCGGAGCTGGCGGCGCGGCTACCGGAGGAGATCTCCAGCCTGGACCGGCCGCCGCTGCTGCCGTCGAGCCGGCCGGAGACGTTGGGGCTGTCCTTCGCGCAGCGGCGGATGTGGTTCCTGCGGCAGCTGGAGGGGCCGAGCGCGACGTACAACATTCCACAGACGATCACGATCGACGGTCCCCTGGACGTGGACGCGCTCCGGACCGCCTTCGCCGACCTGCTGGAACGCCACGAGATCCTGCGTACCGTCTATCCGGATTCGGAGGGCGACCCGCACCAGGTGGTGCTCGCGGTGCCGGAGGCGCGGCTGCCGTTCGACGTCGTCGACACCTCGCGGGCCGATGTGCAGCAGCGTCTGGCCGAGGCGGCGCGGCAGCCCTTCGACCTCACCACCGAGCTGCCGATCCGCTGCACCGTCCTCCGGGTCACCGCCGACCGGCACGTGGTGCTCGTGGTCCCGCACCACATCGCCAGCGACGGCTGGTCCGTCCGGCCCCTGATGCGGGACCTGGCCACCGCCTACACCGCCCGCGCCCTCGACCGTCGGCCGTCCTGGTCGCCGATGCCCGTGCAGTACGCCGACTACGTGCTCTGGCACGACCGGCTGCTCGGCCGGGAGGAGAGTCCGGAGAGCCTGGTCAGCGCGCAGCTCGCCTTCTGGCGGCGCACGCTCGCCGGTGCGCCGGAGGAGCTGGTCCTGCCCACCGACCGCAGCCGTCCGGCGGTGGCCAGTCACCGCGGCGGCATGCTCGTCGTCGACCTCCCGCCCGCGCTGCACGCCCGGCTGCTCACCGTGGCCCGGCGTACCGGATCGACGCTCTTCATGGTGCTGCACAGCGCGCTGGCCGCCCTGCTGACCCGGCTCGGCGCCGGCACCGACCTGCCGATCGGCTCCGCGGTCGCCGGCCGGACGGACGAGGCGCTCACCGAGTTGGTCGGGTTCTTCGTCAACACCGTGGTGCTGCGCACCGACACGGCGGGGAACCCGACCTTCCGGCAGCTGGTCGACCGGGTACGGGAGGTCGACGTGGCCGCCTACTCCCACCAGGACGTGCCGTTCGAGCGGGTGGTGGAGGCCGTCAACCCGGCGCGCTCGCTGGGCCGGCACCCCATCTTCCAGGTGATGCTGCTGTTGCAGAACAACGCCCGGGCGGACTTCAGCGCACCGGGGCTGGAGTGCACGGTGCGGGCGATGAGCGCCGGCAACGCGAAGTTCGATCTCTTCGTCGCCTTCTTCGAGCAACACGACAACGGCACGCCGGCCGGGATGACGCTGGAGGTCGAGTACGCGGTAGACCTGTTCGACCGTCCGACCGTACAGCGGATGACCGACGCGCTGGTACGGGTGTTGGACGCCGTCGGGCGGGAGCCGGACATCCCGCTCGACGAGCTGCCGGTGCTCGGCCCGGCCGAGCACGAGCTGCTGCGCTCGTGGAACGACACCGCCGCTCCGCTGCCCCGTACCACGCTCACCGCGATGTTCGAGGCGCAGGCGCGGCGCAGCCCCGACGCCCCGGCGGTGCTGGGCGACGACGGGATCCTCAGCTACGCGGAACTCGACCGCCGGGCGAACCGGCTGGCCCGGCACCTGATCGAGCACGGCGCCGGGCCCGAGGACCTGGTGGCGATCACGCTCTCCCGCTCGACGCGGATGCTGGTCGCGTTGCTGGCCGTGCTGAAGTCCGGCGCCGCCTACCTGCCCGTCGAACCCGGCTACCCCGTGGAGCGGATCGCGTACATGCTCGGTGACGCGGCGCCGGTCGCGGTGATCGCCGAGTCGGGAACCGCCGGTGTGCTCCCACCGGTCTGCGCGGGGACCCGCCACATCGTCCTCGACGCCCCCGGGACCGTGGAGGCGGTGGCGGCGCTGGCCGCCGACGACCTGACCGACGCGGAGCGTCGTAGCCGGCTGACGCCGCAGAACGCGGCGTACGTCATCTACACGTCGGGGTCCACCGGGCGTCCCAAGGGGGTGCTCGTGTCACACGAATCGGCGGTGAACCTCGCGCGTTGGGCGCACGAGGAGTTCGGCCCGGACCGGCTGGCGCACGTGCTGTTCAGCACCTCGCTCAACTTCGACGTCTCCGTCTTCGAGATGTTCGGCCCGCTGCTCTGCGGCGGCGCCGTCGAGGTGCTCCGGGACGCGCTGGCGCTGGCGGAGCGCCCGCCGGCCGCGGACGCCCCGCTGGGCAGGCCGACGCTGGTCAGCGGGGTGCCCTCGGCGCTGGCGCAGCTCGTGGCGACGGGATCGGTGCAAGTTTCGGCACCGACCGTCGTGCTGGCCGGCGAGGCGCTGACCGGCGCCACCGCCGCAGCGGTCCAGCGGGCGTTCTCGGCCGTACGGGTGGTCAACGCGTACGGGCCGACCGAGGACACCGTCTACGCCACCTCGTGGGCGTCCGAGGGTGAGGTCGGGGGGACGACACCGATCGGCCGGCCGATCCGGAACTGCCAGGCGTACGTGCTCGACGGCCGGCTGCGGCCCGTACCCGTCGGCGTGGTCGGCGAGCTGTACCTGGCGGGTACCGGCCTGGCCAGGGGCTATCTGGGGCGGTTCGGACTGACGGCCGAACGGTTCGTCGCCAATCCGTACGGTGCGCCCGGTGACCGCATGTACCGGACGGGTGACCTGGTCCGATGGACCGGCGAGGGCCTGGTCTATCTGGGCCGCGTCGACCATCAGGTGAAGGTCCGCGGCTTCCGCATCGAGCTGGGCGAGATCGAGGCGGTGCTGACCCGCTGCCCGGAGGTCGCCCAGGCGGTGGTGACCGTCCGCGGGGACCGGCCGGACGATCGGCGAATCGTCGGGTACGTCCGCGCGGCCCCCGGCCGGGCGCCGGCCGTCGAGGAGCTGCGGGCGCACGTCGCCGGCACGCTGCCCGACTACATGGTGCCCTCGGCCTTCGTCGTGATGGACGCGTTCCCGTTGAACGCGAACGGGAAACTGGATCGGGCCGCGCTGCCCGCCCCGGGCCACGCCGTCGTCGGTGCCCGCGGTCCGCGCGACGCACGCGAGGAGCTGCTCACCGAACTCTTCGCCGAGGTGCTGGGCATGCCACGGGTCGGTGTGGACGACGACTTCTTCCGGCTGGGCGGTCACTCCCTGCTCGGCGCCCGCCTGATCGGCCGGATCCGGTCGGCGCTCGGCGTGGAGCTGGGCATCCGGACGCTGTTCGAGGCGCCGACGGTCGCCGGACTCGCGCGCCGGATCGCGTCGAGCACCGCCGCCGGAGACCGCCCGGCGCTGCGCGCGGCTGCCCGCCCGGAGCACCTGCCGCTGTCGTTCGCCCAGCGGCGGATCTGGCTGCTCGACGCGATCGACGGGCCGAGCGCGGCCTACAATCTGCCCCTCGCCTTCCGGCTGGAGGGCCCGCTCGACACCGCGGCCCTGACCGCGAGTGTCGGTGCGGTCGTCGCCCGGCACGAGAGCCTCCGCACGGTCTACCGGGAGATGCACGGCGAGCCGGAGCAGGTGGTGCTGGCGCCGGAGGAGGCCAGCGTCCCGGTCTCGCTCGTCGCCACCACCGAGACCGAACTCGACGAACTCCTCAGGGACGCGGCGGCGCACGTCTTCGACCTGCGCCACGAGCTGCCGATCCGGGTGACCCTGTTCGCGGTGGGGCCGGGACGGCACGTACTGCTGCTCCTGACGCATCACATCGCCACCGACGGCTGGTCCGAGCGTCCACTGCTGCACGACCTGTCGGTGGCCTACGCGGCGCACCTCGCCGGCCGGGAACCTGACTGGGCTCCGCTCGCCGTGCAGTACGCCGACTACACGCTGTGGCAGCGGGACCTGCTCGGTGCGCTGGAGGACCCGTCGAGTGTGCTGGCCGAGCAGGCGGCCTTCTGGCGCCGGACGCTGCACGGGGTACCCGAGATCCTGCCCCTGCCGGCCGACCGGCCGCGACCCGCCGTGGCGAGTCACGTCGGCGACGTCGTCGACATCGAGATCGACGCCGAGCTGCACGCCCGACTGCTGGGACTCGCCGGTGCCGGCCGGGTGACCCTCTTCATGGTCCTGCACGCGGGCCTCGCCACGCTGCTCACCCGCTGCGGCGCCGGGGAGGACCTGCCGATCGGTTCGGTGGTGGCCGGACGGGTCGACGAGGAGCTCGACGACCTCGTCGGTTTCTTCGTCAACACGCTCGTGCTGCGGACCGACACCAGCGGGGATCCCCGCTTCACCACCCTGCTCGACCGGGTGCGGGAGACCGACCTGGCGGCGTTCGGCCACCACGACATCCCGTTCGACCGCGTCGTGGAGCTGGTCAACCCGAGGCGGTCGCTGGCCCACCACCCGTTGTTCCAGGTCATGCTCCTGCTCCAGAACACCGCGGACGCGGCGCTGGAGCTGCCGGAGGTGGCGGTCTCCCGCACCGGGGTGACCCGGCGCAGCGCCAAGTTCGACATGTTCTACTCCTTCCAGGAACGATGGGCCGCGGACGGCACGCCGGCCGGGCTGCACGGCACGCTGGAATACGCCACCGACCTGCTCGACCGGGACACCGCCGAGGGCCTGGCGGCGGCGTACATGCGGGTGCTGCACGCCGCCGCCGAGGATCCCACGCGCCGGCTGCCCGCGCTCCTTCCGCAGCCGCCTCGGGGGCCGGCCGGGATCCCGCCGAGCGTCGACGGCGCACCGTGCCCGGCGGAGTCCTCCTGGAGCGCTCGCAGCGAGCGGATCGCAGAGCTCTTCGCCGAGGCGCTGGGGGTCCCGCACGTCGGCCCCGGCGAGGACTTCTTCTCCCTCGGCGGCCACTCACTGCTCGCCGTCAAGCTGATCGCGCAGGTTCGGGCCGAGTTCGGTGCCGAGCTGAGCATCCGGGCCCTGTTCGAGAGCCCCACCCCGGCCGCTCTGGCGCTGCGGCTCGGCGACCGTGACCGATCCGGCGCGACGCCGACCGGTGGCGATCCGCTCGCCGTCCTGCTGCCGCTGCGGGCCGGTACGGCACCGGACGCGCTCTTCTGCGTGCATCCGGTGGCCGGCATCGCCTGGGTGTACGCGGGCCTGCTGCGCCATCTGCCCCCGGACCTTCCGGTCTACGGGTTGCAGGCGCGCCGGCTCTCCGATCCCGACGCCGCCCCGGCCTCGCTCGCCGCGATGGCCGAGGACTATCTCGCGGAGATTCGCGCCGCCCGGCCCCGGGGGCCGTACCACCTGCTCGGCTGGTCGTTCGGGGCCGGCGTGGCGCACGAGATCGCCACCCGGCTACAGGCGGAGGGCGAGCACGTCACGCTCGTGATGCTGGACGGCTATCCGGCCCGTCCCGGCAGAGCG
- a CDS encoding MbtH family protein yields the protein MTNPFEDPDRSYLVLRNPEDQHSLWPADIDVPAGWSVVHGPDGRANCLGYVETHWTDLRPASSR from the coding sequence ATGACCAATCCGTTCGAGGACCCCGACCGTTCCTACCTGGTCCTCCGCAATCCCGAGGACCAGCACAGCCTCTGGCCGGCCGACATCGACGTGCCGGCGGGCTGGTCCGTCGTGCACGGACCGGACGGCAGGGCGAACTGTCTCGGCTACGTCGAGACGCACTGGACCGACCTACGGCCGGCGAGCAGCCGGTAG
- a CDS encoding mandelate racemase/muconate lactonizing enzyme family protein: protein MITSISAVVREIKLTQTQMRGLQPVNGVQESVFLQVTDDAGHHGYGEASAWSVFSEQTPQAIVEIVTGLLAPALIGRDPTDRAGASRAMDAAVPGNAVAKAALDMAIHDLVGRATGLAVHTLLGGDPGFAIDLSYSVSRPDPASVDRVVRERADDGYRIFKLKVGALSPAEDVERLRALRRAAPDAALRLDYNQRGTETALRAILGTARDSGVEFCEQPFRARQLDRLARLRGWFDVPISVDEGVSTAEDLEPVARAGLCDVVAVKFGRSGGTKQTIELFQSAQRHGLAVYCGSLNETRLGVGAAMQAYSLAGDLVSGSDFYFPYEVLDDGDVRGGPRREGARVLLPEGPGHGATVPAEWFAESSARTVRG, encoded by the coding sequence GTGATCACATCAATCTCGGCCGTCGTACGGGAAATCAAGCTGACCCAGACGCAGATGCGCGGGCTGCAACCCGTCAACGGCGTGCAGGAGTCGGTCTTCCTCCAGGTCACCGACGACGCCGGCCACCACGGGTACGGGGAGGCGTCGGCCTGGTCCGTCTTCTCCGAGCAGACCCCGCAGGCCATCGTCGAGATCGTCACCGGGCTCCTCGCCCCCGCCCTGATCGGCCGGGACCCGACCGACCGCGCCGGGGCGTCCCGGGCGATGGACGCGGCGGTGCCGGGCAACGCGGTGGCGAAGGCGGCGCTGGACATGGCGATCCACGACCTCGTCGGCCGGGCGACCGGCCTGGCGGTGCACACGCTCCTCGGCGGTGACCCCGGCTTCGCCATCGATCTCTCCTACTCCGTGTCCCGGCCGGATCCGGCCTCCGTCGACCGGGTGGTCCGGGAGCGGGCCGACGACGGCTACCGCATCTTCAAGCTCAAGGTCGGAGCGCTGTCGCCGGCCGAGGACGTCGAACGCCTGCGGGCGCTCCGCCGCGCCGCCCCCGACGCGGCGCTGCGCCTCGACTACAACCAGCGCGGTACCGAGACGGCCCTGCGGGCGATCCTCGGCACGGCCCGGGACAGCGGGGTCGAGTTCTGCGAGCAGCCGTTCCGGGCCCGACAGCTGGATCGGCTGGCCCGGCTGCGCGGCTGGTTCGACGTGCCGATCAGCGTGGACGAGGGGGTGAGCACCGCCGAGGACCTCGAACCCGTCGCCCGGGCGGGGCTCTGCGACGTCGTGGCGGTCAAGTTCGGCCGCAGCGGAGGTACGAAGCAGACGATCGAGCTGTTCCAGAGCGCGCAGCGGCACGGCCTGGCCGTCTACTGCGGATCACTCAACGAGACACGGCTCGGGGTGGGCGCGGCCATGCAGGCGTACAGCCTCGCCGGCGATCTGGTGAGCGGCTCGGACTTCTACTTCCCGTACGAGGTACTCGACGACGGCGACGTCCGCGGCGGCCCCCGCCGGGAGGGAGCCCGGGTCCTGCTGCCCGAGGGACCGGGCCACGGTGCGACGGTGCCGGCCGAGTGGTTCGCCGAGAGTTCGGCGCGGACGGTGCGCGGATGA
- a CDS encoding methylaspartate mutase, whose translation MSAGAAEQQRAPVVASSFGDYVRQARASGRLVVQPRMGFGDPEMMRAGLLATKQVGGATVGTLTLDSYTRVGDHDAALRALADGAPLNGYPIVSHSAATTRAVLHGIHGPDFPVQVRHGAARPERIIEAAIAAGLSATEGGPASYCLPYGRVPLRDALVSWRRACELLVAASRAGVQPHLESFGGCMMGQLCPPGLLVAITVLEALFFVQEGLHSVSVSYTQQANPAQDEEAILALHRIASELLVGADWHIVLYTYMGAYPRTPGGARLLGRRAAELAMRTGVARLLVKTQAEAFRIPTVADNVAALTDAAAVARRAGPPVAVDSGRDSAVHTEARLLIDTVLDLDADVGRAIVTAFERGILDVPFCIHPDNAGLSRSYIESDGRLAWSDGGRMPIVTRGDRSRRLSSDGLLRALTHIQRECDRLAAIGPPSDGAEPLPC comes from the coding sequence GTGTCGGCAGGCGCAGCGGAGCAGCAGCGGGCGCCGGTGGTCGCCTCGTCGTTCGGGGACTACGTCCGCCAGGCCCGCGCCTCGGGCCGGTTGGTCGTGCAGCCCCGGATGGGCTTCGGCGACCCGGAGATGATGCGGGCCGGGCTGCTGGCGACGAAGCAGGTCGGCGGGGCGACGGTCGGCACGCTGACGCTGGACAGCTACACCCGGGTCGGCGACCACGACGCGGCGCTGCGCGCGCTGGCCGACGGTGCCCCGCTGAACGGCTACCCGATCGTCTCCCATTCGGCGGCCACCACCCGGGCGGTGCTGCACGGCATTCACGGTCCCGACTTCCCCGTCCAGGTCCGGCACGGCGCCGCCCGGCCAGAGCGGATCATCGAGGCGGCCATCGCCGCCGGGCTCTCGGCGACGGAGGGCGGGCCCGCCTCGTACTGCCTGCCGTACGGCCGGGTGCCGTTGCGGGACGCGCTGGTCAGCTGGCGCCGGGCGTGCGAGCTGCTCGTCGCGGCGTCGAGGGCCGGCGTCCAGCCGCACCTGGAGAGCTTCGGCGGCTGCATGATGGGCCAGCTCTGCCCACCCGGCCTCCTGGTAGCGATCACGGTCCTGGAGGCGCTCTTCTTCGTCCAGGAGGGGCTGCACAGCGTCTCGGTCAGCTACACCCAGCAGGCGAATCCCGCCCAGGACGAGGAGGCGATCCTCGCCCTGCACCGCATCGCCTCCGAGCTGCTGGTCGGCGCCGACTGGCACATCGTGCTCTACACCTACATGGGCGCGTACCCGCGTACCCCCGGCGGCGCGCGGCTGCTCGGCCGCCGCGCCGCAGAACTCGCGATGCGCACCGGGGTCGCCCGTCTGCTGGTGAAGACGCAGGCGGAGGCGTTCCGCATCCCCACCGTGGCGGACAACGTGGCGGCGCTCACCGACGCGGCCGCGGTGGCGCGGCGGGCCGGGCCGCCGGTCGCGGTCGACTCCGGGCGGGACAGCGCCGTGCACACCGAGGCACGTCTGTTGATCGACACGGTGCTCGACCTCGATGCCGACGTCGGCCGGGCCATCGTGACCGCCTTCGAGCGCGGGATCCTCGACGTCCCGTTCTGCATACATCCCGACAACGCCGGGCTGAGCCGCAGCTACATCGAGTCGGACGGCCGGCTGGCCTGGAGCGACGGCGGCCGGATGCCGATCGTCACCCGTGGCGATCGGAGCCGCCGCCTCTCCTCCGACGGCCTGTTGCGGGCCCTGACGCACATCCAGCGCGAGTGTGACCGGCTGGCCGCGATTGGCCCGCCGTCGGACGGGGCGGAACCGCTGCCCTGCTGA
- a CDS encoding cobalamin B12-binding domain-containing protein — MTVAVRPATSSPDRVGPAGPPDGRRMRVLLTSTASDAHTWNLVFLQLLIEELGHRVRNLGCCVPTGTVLSEMATYRPDLVVVSSVNGHGHTDGLRLISELRANPALAGVPVVIGGKLGIDGSPDAAQSRALLEAGFTAVFDDQASARELETYLNHSTSAVGG, encoded by the coding sequence ATGACCGTCGCGGTGCGGCCGGCCACCAGCTCCCCCGACCGGGTGGGCCCGGCCGGCCCGCCGGACGGCCGCCGGATGCGGGTGCTGCTGACCAGCACGGCCTCCGACGCACACACCTGGAACCTGGTCTTCCTGCAGTTGCTGATCGAGGAGCTGGGCCACCGGGTGCGCAACCTCGGCTGCTGCGTGCCGACCGGCACCGTGCTGAGCGAGATGGCGACCTACCGTCCGGACCTTGTCGTGGTCAGCAGCGTGAACGGCCACGGGCACACCGACGGGCTGCGGCTGATCTCGGAACTCCGGGCCAACCCCGCCCTGGCCGGGGTACCGGTGGTGATCGGCGGCAAACTCGGCATCGACGGGTCACCCGACGCCGCCCAGAGCCGCGCCCTGCTGGAGGCCGGTTTCACGGCCGTCTTCGACGACCAGGCATCGGCCCGGGAGCTGGAAACCTACCTGAACCACAGTACCTCGGCGGTGGGTGGTTGA